A single window of Acidimicrobiales bacterium DNA harbors:
- a CDS encoding sodium-translocating pyrophosphatase, with product MESVPYLAALSALVALGLAAYFFSVVKAADPGTPKMIELMEAIQEGARTFLRREYTWVLGFVVGMTVLILVFLDWGRPWGAIAYVLGAVLSGTAGWVGMTVATMANARTTHAARTGPQLALPLAFRGGAVMGFSVAGLSLLGLAFSYLLFVVWLDVDDAFDVITAFGLGASSIALFSRIGGGIYTKAADVGADLVGKVEAGIPEDDPRNPATIADNVGDNVGDVAGMGADLFESYSGAIIAPIAFAFFAFGGDTNDLPADLEKLILFPLIVAFVGMVASIVGAFFVRAGASSDVRALSRALHMGTNVAMAITVVGVFASGLIVFGDYFDSDAQWALPVAVIAGLVVGWAIGKVAEVWTSDHYRPVRNIAKQSETGPATVILSGISAGMISVAASVVLIVGAIGVAYWAGQEALGGTDEGGIYGIAIAAIGMLATTGVVVAVDAYGPIADNAGGIAEMAELEPEVREVTDSLDSLGNTTAAIAKGFAVGSAAVTALALFAAFDQAITREGGNLILDITDVEVFIGLFLGAMLPFLFAALTIDAVGRAANKMIEEVRRQFREIPGLREGREGVKPDSARCIDISTQASLREMLIPGGLAIVVPLVIGFIDENALGGFLAGALVTGFALAIFMANSGGAWDNAKKYIEAGAHGGKGSEAHKAAVVGDTVGDPFKDTSGPSMNILIKVMTIVSLIFASAFV from the coding sequence ATGGAGTCCGTACCGTATCTCGCGGCACTGAGCGCGCTCGTCGCGCTCGGCCTGGCCGCCTACTTCTTCAGCGTGGTCAAGGCGGCCGATCCCGGCACGCCCAAGATGATCGAACTCATGGAGGCGATCCAGGAGGGGGCGAGGACCTTCCTGCGGCGTGAATACACCTGGGTGCTCGGCTTCGTCGTCGGGATGACGGTGCTCATCCTGGTCTTCCTCGACTGGGGTCGACCGTGGGGCGCCATCGCCTACGTGCTCGGCGCGGTCCTGTCGGGAACCGCCGGGTGGGTCGGGATGACAGTCGCCACCATGGCCAACGCCCGCACCACCCACGCCGCCCGCACGGGACCCCAGCTCGCGCTACCGCTGGCCTTCCGGGGCGGTGCCGTCATGGGCTTCTCCGTAGCCGGACTGAGCCTTCTCGGCCTCGCCTTCTCCTACCTGTTGTTCGTCGTGTGGCTCGATGTCGACGACGCTTTCGACGTCATCACGGCGTTCGGGCTCGGGGCGAGCTCCATCGCCCTCTTCTCCCGCATCGGGGGCGGTATCTACACGAAGGCGGCCGACGTCGGCGCTGACCTCGTGGGCAAGGTCGAGGCCGGCATCCCCGAGGACGATCCCCGCAACCCCGCCACCATCGCCGACAACGTCGGCGACAACGTCGGCGACGTCGCCGGCATGGGAGCGGACCTCTTCGAGAGCTATTCGGGGGCCATCATCGCTCCGATCGCATTCGCATTCTTCGCCTTCGGCGGCGACACGAACGACCTCCCCGCGGACCTCGAGAAGCTGATCCTGTTCCCCCTCATCGTGGCGTTCGTCGGGATGGTCGCATCCATCGTCGGCGCGTTCTTCGTCCGCGCGGGAGCGAGTTCCGATGTCCGTGCGCTGTCGCGTGCACTGCACATGGGCACCAACGTCGCCATGGCGATCACCGTGGTGGGCGTGTTCGCGTCCGGCCTGATCGTCTTCGGCGACTACTTCGACTCCGACGCCCAGTGGGCGCTGCCCGTGGCGGTCATCGCCGGGCTCGTCGTCGGTTGGGCCATCGGCAAGGTCGCCGAGGTGTGGACCTCTGACCACTACCGACCGGTGCGCAACATCGCGAAGCAGTCGGAGACCGGCCCGGCAACGGTCATCCTGTCGGGGATCTCGGCGGGCATGATCTCGGTCGCCGCCTCCGTCGTGCTCATCGTCGGCGCCATCGGGGTGGCCTACTGGGCCGGACAGGAGGCCCTCGGCGGTACCGACGAGGGCGGTATCTACGGCATCGCCATCGCCGCCATCGGCATGCTCGCCACGACCGGAGTCGTCGTCGCGGTGGACGCCTACGGGCCGATCGCCGACAATGCCGGCGGCATCGCCGAGATGGCCGAGCTGGAGCCGGAAGTCCGCGAGGTCACCGACTCCCTCGACAGCCTCGGGAACACCACCGCCGCCATCGCCAAGGGATTCGCCGTCGGCTCCGCCGCCGTCACCGCCCTCGCCCTGTTCGCGGCCTTCGACCAGGCCATCACCCGTGAGGGCGGGAACCTGATCCTCGACATCACCGACGTCGAGGTGTTCATCGGCCTGTTCCTCGGTGCCATGCTGCCGTTCCTGTTCGCCGCTCTCACGATCGACGCCGTCGGTCGTGCGGCCAACAAGATGATCGAAGAGGTCCGGCGCCAGTTCCGCGAGATCCCGGGCCTGCGGGAGGGCCGTGAGGGCGTCAAGCCCGACTCGGCGCGCTGCATCGACATCTCGACGCAGGCCTCCCTGCGCGAGATGCTCATCCCCGGTGGTCTCGCCATCGTCGTGCCGTTGGTGATCGGCTTCATCGACGAGAACGCCCTCGGTGGTTTCCTCGCCGGTGCCCTCGTGACAGGCTTCGCGCTCGCCATCTTCATGGCCAACTCCGGTGGCGCATGGGACAACGCGAAGAAGTACATCGAGGCCGGCGCCCACGGCGGCAAGGGCAGCGAAGCGCACAAGGCCGCCGTCGTCGGTGACACCGTCGGAGACCCGTTCAAGGACACGTCCGGCCCGTCGATGAACATCCTCATCAAGGTCATGACGATCGTCTCGCTGATCTTCGCGTCCGCCTTCGTCTGA
- a CDS encoding phosphatase PAP2 family protein — MPPRNDQTGPTDRMIVAGALSIAAVGILFTVGVSRSQLLPGEAAATRWVDETLSGVLGPASNVLDVAFTDAMAPTIFLALVPVVAMAWGRLAAVTYFVAGAATGLTKLADLVDRPRPTEDLEWGTARFGNGGYPSGHVVYVVLVFGIIAYLASVYESDHRVRRGVVAGSVAIIVITAPSRVVELDHWPADVVGGYLIAVPALLMVIVTHRRAPAWIVRHAPPLSWLLDGGSGAGKVAGEFADDGLDRGRGVAAE, encoded by the coding sequence ATGCCACCGCGAAACGACCAGACGGGCCCCACGGACCGGATGATCGTCGCCGGGGCGCTGTCGATCGCCGCCGTGGGGATCCTGTTCACGGTGGGCGTGAGTCGATCCCAGCTCCTGCCCGGTGAGGCCGCGGCCACCCGCTGGGTGGACGAGACGCTCTCGGGAGTGCTCGGGCCGGCGAGCAACGTTCTCGATGTGGCGTTCACGGACGCCATGGCCCCGACGATCTTCCTGGCGTTGGTGCCGGTGGTGGCGATGGCGTGGGGGCGCCTGGCAGCGGTGACCTATTTCGTGGCGGGTGCCGCAACCGGTCTGACGAAGCTGGCCGATCTGGTCGATCGGCCCCGACCTACAGAGGATCTCGAGTGGGGAACGGCCCGCTTCGGCAACGGCGGCTATCCCAGCGGACACGTCGTCTACGTCGTGCTGGTCTTCGGAATCATCGCCTACCTCGCTTCGGTGTACGAGAGCGATCATCGGGTCAGGCGTGGGGTCGTCGCCGGGTCGGTGGCGATCATCGTCATCACCGCGCCCTCCCGGGTCGTCGAACTGGATCACTGGCCCGCCGACGTCGTGGGCGGCTACCTGATCGCGGTGCCTGCCCTGTTGATGGTGATCGTGACCCACCGCCGCGCTCCGGCGTGGATCGTCCGCCACGCACCCCCTCTGTCGTGGTTGCTCGACGGGGGCTCAGGCGCGGGGAAGGTTGCGGGCGAGTTCGCTGACGACGGCCTCGATCGAGGGCGCGGCGTCGCGGCCGAGTGA
- the nbaC gene encoding 3-hydroxyanthranilate 3,4-dioxygenase, protein MSLAGPGPDNVAFGLEQWITDNAGHFAPPVANREVFPGGDFIFMVIRGPNARSDFHIDPGDEIFHQLRGEVAVDLIIDGAVERHIVGPGDVLRVPAGVPHAPHRPPETWGFVIERPRADDERDQLLWLCETCGREVRRVEFHVSDIEAQLAEALGTWNGDETLRICPVGHSNPAPRPFTTSDLSEKPGPYLP, encoded by the coding sequence GTGAGCCTCGCCGGACCGGGCCCCGACAACGTTGCGTTCGGCCTCGAGCAGTGGATCACCGACAACGCGGGGCACTTCGCTCCGCCGGTTGCGAATCGGGAGGTCTTCCCGGGAGGGGACTTCATCTTCATGGTGATCCGGGGCCCCAACGCGCGGTCCGATTTCCACATCGATCCCGGTGACGAGATCTTCCACCAACTGCGCGGCGAGGTCGCCGTCGACCTCATCATCGACGGTGCCGTGGAGCGCCACATCGTCGGGCCGGGGGACGTGCTACGGGTGCCCGCCGGGGTCCCCCACGCGCCCCACCGCCCCCCCGAGACATGGGGATTCGTCATCGAGCGACCCCGCGCCGACGACGAGCGGGACCAACTCCTGTGGCTCTGTGAGACGTGTGGCAGGGAGGTCCGACGGGTCGAGTTCCACGTCTCCGACATCGAGGCCCAGTTGGCCGAGGCGCTCGGCACATGGAACGGTGACGAGACACTGCGGATCTGCCCGGTCGGACACTCCAATCCGGCACCGCGACCGTTCACGACCTCCGACCTGAGCGAGAAGCCGGGCCCCTACCTCCCGTGA
- a CDS encoding mycothione reductase, with product MRHHDLIILGAGSGNTLLSPDFDDVDVAIIERDTFGGTCLNRGCIPSKMFVYAADVAETVRHGHALGVDAAVTGVRWRDIVDRVFGRIDPIAQGGEDYRRRLDNVTVYPGDAHFVAERVLEVDGERLTAPDVVIAAGARPFVPEIPGIDTVPHHTSDTVMRLPELPGRMLIVGGGFIAAELAHVFGGLGTDVTIVHRRDVLLGAEDRDVSRAFTDRYAERFDLRMKTVVEGFAMDGGSIVAALAGDRGGELPVDVVLIATGRVPNGDQLNLPATGLSVGEDGYLPTDPFLRTGVEGIWALGDVTNPAQLKHTANEEARVLAHNLIHPDDMREVDLWPTPHAVFASPQVAAVGPTSQELDASGRDYVSSVRPYADTAYGWAMEDRHSFCKVLADPETRLLLGAHIIGPHAPTLLQQLVQGMRFGQTVDQMARGQLWTHPAMPEVVEQALLSL from the coding sequence GTGAGACACCACGATCTGATCATCCTGGGCGCCGGCTCGGGAAACACGCTCCTGTCCCCCGACTTCGACGACGTCGACGTAGCGATCATCGAGCGGGACACCTTCGGCGGAACCTGCCTGAACCGGGGGTGCATCCCGTCGAAGATGTTCGTGTACGCGGCGGACGTCGCCGAGACGGTCCGCCACGGTCACGCGCTCGGCGTCGACGCCGCAGTGACCGGTGTGCGCTGGCGTGACATCGTCGACCGGGTCTTCGGCCGGATCGACCCCATCGCACAGGGCGGCGAGGACTATCGCCGCCGCCTCGACAACGTCACCGTGTACCCGGGCGACGCCCACTTCGTAGCGGAGCGCGTCCTGGAGGTGGACGGCGAACGCCTCACGGCGCCCGACGTCGTGATCGCGGCCGGTGCCCGGCCCTTCGTCCCGGAGATCCCCGGGATCGACACCGTCCCGCACCACACGTCGGACACCGTGATGCGCCTGCCGGAGCTGCCCGGGCGGATGCTGATCGTCGGTGGCGGCTTCATCGCCGCGGAACTGGCCCATGTGTTCGGGGGCCTCGGCACCGACGTCACCATCGTTCACCGGCGCGACGTCCTGTTGGGAGCCGAGGACCGCGACGTCTCGCGGGCATTCACCGATCGCTACGCGGAGCGCTTCGACCTGCGGATGAAGACGGTGGTCGAGGGTTTCGCCATGGATGGCGGGTCCATCGTCGCCGCGCTCGCCGGCGACCGCGGCGGCGAACTTCCCGTCGACGTCGTCTTGATCGCAACCGGGCGTGTACCCAACGGAGATCAGCTGAATCTCCCTGCCACGGGACTGTCCGTGGGTGAAGACGGCTACCTGCCCACCGATCCGTTCCTGCGGACGGGGGTCGAGGGCATCTGGGCTCTGGGCGACGTCACCAATCCGGCCCAGTTGAAGCACACCGCCAACGAGGAGGCCCGGGTACTCGCCCACAACCTGATCCACCCCGATGACATGCGCGAGGTGGATCTGTGGCCCACGCCCCACGCGGTGTTCGCGAGTCCGCAGGTAGCCGCCGTTGGACCGACGTCGCAGGAACTCGACGCTTCGGGCCGTGACTACGTGTCGTCTGTGCGGCCCTATGCCGACACCGCCTACGGCTGGGCGATGGAGGACCGTCACTCGTTCTGCAAGGTCCTGGCGGACCCCGAGACGAGGCTGCTGCTCGGCGCGCATATCATCGGCCCGCACGCGCCGACGCTTCTCCAGCAACTCGTCCAGGGGATGCGTTTCGGCCAGACGGTGGACCAGATGGCCCGCGGCCAGCTCTGGACCCACCCGGCGATGCCCGAGGTGGTCGAGCAGGCCCTGTTGTCGTTGTAG
- a CDS encoding 5-formyltetrahydrofolate cyclo-ligase, whose translation MTPCTDRSLPEPTAMSRRGELREARRAVPGGERDRAAGRVADHVRDSELIAAGDVVGLYLADDGELDTTPLLDVVTIAGASVALPVVQAGTAMTFRTWTPGSGLTEGRYGIPVPVAGEVVPPFALDVVVVPCVAFDRLGHRLGRGAGYYDRAFAARRRVGPPPLLVGVGFDCQLVGHLAAADHDVDLDVVVTPTALRWAASEPPGAGQYA comes from the coding sequence GTGACACCGTGCACGGATCGGTCCCTACCCGAGCCGACTGCGATGTCGCGACGTGGCGAGCTCCGTGAAGCCCGACGCGCCGTTCCGGGTGGGGAGCGGGACCGTGCGGCGGGCAGGGTAGCGGACCACGTCCGTGACTCCGAACTCATCGCCGCCGGCGACGTCGTCGGGCTCTACCTCGCGGACGACGGCGAGCTCGACACGACCCCCCTGCTCGACGTCGTGACGATCGCCGGCGCGTCCGTCGCGCTCCCCGTCGTACAGGCCGGCACGGCCATGACGTTCCGCACATGGACTCCGGGGTCGGGCCTCACCGAAGGGCGCTACGGGATCCCCGTTCCCGTGGCGGGGGAGGTCGTCCCGCCCTTCGCTCTCGACGTCGTGGTGGTCCCGTGCGTCGCCTTCGACCGCCTCGGTCACCGCCTCGGCCGGGGCGCCGGTTACTACGACCGGGCGTTCGCCGCGCGCCGACGCGTGGGCCCACCCCCGCTGCTCGTGGGCGTCGGCTTCGACTGCCAACTGGTCGGCCACCTCGCTGCGGCCGACCACGACGTCGACCTCGACGTCGTGGTGACACCGACGGCGCTCCGATGGGCCGCATCGGAGCCGCCCGGCGCGGGTCAGTACGCGTGA
- a CDS encoding DnaJ domain-containing protein gives MDVARALGVLGLDTTASWDDIRGAYRRLIRTHHPDVADVTRAARATDITEAYATLERATAGGRDPLGPSARPSTDPRSQRPRSARVSSVPAKTVTLDVGGLDVVDALAQGAAALGRVGPVDRESGIVIVTLGPPRWTPSQLLAEVGSTGGRATVEFTLESLGRDAAPSIEAVVSELARNLPRA, from the coding sequence GTGGACGTCGCCCGGGCTCTGGGGGTGCTGGGGCTGGACACGACGGCCTCATGGGACGACATCCGCGGGGCGTACCGCCGCCTGATCCGTACCCACCATCCCGACGTCGCGGACGTAACCCGGGCGGCACGTGCGACCGACATCACCGAGGCCTACGCCACGCTCGAGCGGGCCACCGCGGGCGGTCGCGACCCGCTCGGCCCCTCGGCCCGGCCGTCCACCGATCCGAGATCGCAGCGGCCCCGGTCCGCCCGGGTATCGAGTGTCCCGGCAAAGACCGTGACTCTCGACGTCGGCGGGCTCGACGTGGTGGACGCACTAGCACAGGGGGCGGCTGCGCTCGGGCGTGTCGGCCCGGTCGACCGCGAATCCGGCATCGTCATCGTGACACTGGGACCACCGCGCTGGACGCCCAGCCAACTCCTCGCCGAGGTCGGCAGCACGGGTGGCCGCGCCACCGTCGAGTTCACCCTCGAGTCACTCGGCCGCGACGCCGCGCCCTCGATCGAGGCCGTCGTCAGCGAACTCGCCCGCAACCTTCCCCGCGCCTGA
- a CDS encoding TIGR03564 family F420-dependent LLM class oxidoreductase, with product MRIGLSAPAATDLARVVAGVERAETEGFSSYWLPQIFGVDALTALAVAGAATEHIEVGTAVVPIHPRHPLMLAAQALTVQAACGGRLALGVGLSHRVVTEEMWGISWDRPLRRMSEYLSALIPALAGRSADVDGELLTAHGAVDVADTSAPPVLVAALGPQMLELTGRVADGTITWCVGPRTLANHTVPTIRAAAEAAGRVTPRVVAAFPVAVTDDVPATRAALGKRLAVYGGLPSYRTMLDAEGVDAPEDLAIVGDADEVARRVGELAGIGVTDFALAEAAITSDERRRTRETVLALSA from the coding sequence ATGCGTATCGGCCTCTCCGCCCCGGCGGCCACCGACCTCGCACGGGTCGTCGCCGGGGTGGAGCGGGCCGAGACCGAGGGTTTCTCGAGCTACTGGCTGCCGCAGATCTTCGGCGTCGACGCTCTCACCGCGCTGGCAGTGGCCGGCGCGGCCACCGAGCACATCGAAGTCGGCACGGCCGTGGTTCCGATCCATCCTCGCCACCCGTTGATGCTCGCGGCGCAGGCACTCACGGTGCAGGCCGCCTGCGGTGGACGGCTGGCCCTCGGCGTGGGCCTGTCGCACCGTGTGGTCACCGAGGAAATGTGGGGGATCTCCTGGGACCGGCCGCTGCGCCGAATGAGCGAGTATCTGTCCGCCCTGATCCCTGCCCTGGCGGGGCGGTCGGCCGACGTGGACGGAGAGCTGCTGACGGCCCATGGCGCCGTCGACGTCGCGGACACCTCCGCCCCACCGGTGTTGGTGGCTGCGCTCGGGCCTCAGATGCTCGAACTCACGGGCCGTGTCGCCGACGGCACCATCACGTGGTGCGTGGGACCACGCACACTCGCGAACCACACGGTGCCCACCATCCGCGCCGCCGCCGAGGCTGCCGGCCGAGTTACACCTCGGGTGGTGGCCGCATTCCCGGTCGCGGTGACCGACGACGTACCCGCGACGCGCGCCGCTCTGGGCAAGCGCCTCGCCGTCTACGGGGGTCTCCCCTCCTACCGGACGATGCTGGACGCCGAGGGCGTCGACGCCCCCGAGGACCTGGCCATCGTGGGCGACGCCGACGAGGTCGCCCGGCGGGTGGGAGAACTCGCCGGGATCGGCGTGACGGACTTCGCTCTGGCAGAAGCCGCCATCACCTCCGACGAGCGCCGGCGAACCCGCGAGACGGTCCTCGCACTGTCGGCCTAG
- a CDS encoding MFS transporter — MASLTTVPAGRFRLPPPESPSSLRALRHRQFAIFWLTAIVSNSANFMQQLTVPFIVFELTDSNTWVGAVAFAALIPGVVLTPVSGVLADRLPRRTIIIVTLSVQTLVATGFLVLWLADALTPWRIVILSLINGVVVGTQVAAWQSLVPLLVPRHDLLAAVRLNSAGFTASRALGPMVGAGLLAAIGPASVFFANAATFVLLLAVVFRLRPRQAPAASAERLATVFRSGFAYVRARGSMLLAVGTGFMIAFFGMSLVQIAAGLAKEDFGVGKSGLAGLVTATGVGSVLSSIVIISGGDAFRRSRMALGGLVIYGIGPLVIVSTTNYVVGLAGFFVLGAAHVAVAIALNTALQIQVAEEMRGRVISIYMMGVIGGLPVGAFVGGRLGDLVGLRTVYVGAGISLLTYSLLATLVFDRLGALDDEQREPVPPTPTAEAAA; from the coding sequence GTGGCTTCTCTGACGACGGTGCCGGCCGGCCGCTTCCGGCTCCCACCCCCCGAGAGCCCCAGTTCGCTGCGGGCACTGCGCCATCGCCAGTTCGCGATCTTCTGGCTGACTGCGATCGTCTCGAACTCCGCCAACTTCATGCAGCAGCTGACGGTGCCGTTCATCGTCTTCGAGTTGACGGACTCCAACACCTGGGTCGGCGCCGTCGCCTTCGCCGCACTCATCCCCGGTGTCGTCCTCACCCCCGTGTCCGGCGTGCTCGCGGACCGGCTTCCGCGCCGCACGATCATCATCGTGACCCTCAGCGTGCAGACGCTGGTCGCGACCGGCTTCCTCGTCCTGTGGCTCGCCGATGCGCTCACCCCCTGGCGGATCGTCATCCTGAGCCTGATCAACGGTGTCGTCGTGGGAACCCAGGTCGCCGCCTGGCAGTCGTTGGTTCCCCTGCTCGTCCCCCGACACGACCTCCTCGCCGCGGTCCGGCTCAACTCGGCGGGGTTCACCGCATCGCGGGCGCTCGGGCCGATGGTGGGAGCCGGTCTGCTGGCCGCGATCGGCCCCGCTTCGGTCTTCTTCGCGAACGCTGCGACGTTCGTCCTCCTGCTGGCGGTCGTCTTCAGACTTCGGCCGCGCCAGGCTCCGGCGGCATCCGCGGAACGGCTCGCCACGGTCTTTCGGAGCGGCTTCGCCTATGTACGCGCCCGGGGGTCGATGCTGCTCGCCGTCGGGACGGGTTTCATGATCGCCTTCTTCGGCATGTCACTGGTCCAGATCGCGGCCGGCCTGGCCAAGGAGGACTTCGGGGTCGGGAAGTCGGGCCTCGCGGGCCTCGTCACGGCGACGGGAGTGGGATCCGTCCTCTCGTCGATCGTCATCATCTCCGGTGGCGACGCCTTCCGCCGGTCCCGCATGGCACTCGGCGGGCTCGTGATCTACGGCATCGGGCCGCTCGTCATCGTGTCCACGACGAACTACGTCGTCGGCCTGGCGGGCTTCTTCGTACTCGGTGCCGCCCACGTTGCGGTCGCGATCGCGCTGAACACGGCGCTGCAGATACAGGTGGCCGAAGAGATGCGGGGCCGCGTCATCTCGATCTACATGATGGGCGTCATCGGTGGTCTACCGGTGGGGGCCTTCGTCGGCGGCCGACTCGGAGACCTCGTCGGGCTGCGAACCGTCTACGTCGGCGCGGGGATCTCCCTCCTCACCTATTCGCTGTTGGCGACTCTGGTCTTCGACCGGCTCGGCGCGCTCGACGATGAACAGAGGGAACCGGTTCCGCCCACGCCGACAGCGGAGGCGGCGGCGTGA
- a CDS encoding DUF2510 domain-containing protein, whose protein sequence is MAGDDDPRGARTRSEPDAPGSWHSDPFARHQSRWWDGNRWTERVRDETTVGIDPPGIDPAPHAPASDAPEPANPIGDARVPLRPPPASTQLARILGVITMVGLTVLIVVVAIAAL, encoded by the coding sequence GTGGCTGGCGACGACGATCCGCGCGGGGCGCGTACCCGGTCCGAACCGGACGCTCCCGGCTCCTGGCACTCCGACCCGTTCGCGCGCCACCAGTCACGCTGGTGGGACGGCAACCGCTGGACTGAGCGGGTACGCGACGAGACCACCGTCGGAATCGACCCTCCGGGCATAGACCCCGCGCCGCACGCTCCCGCGTCGGACGCGCCCGAGCCCGCCAATCCCATCGGTGATGCCCGGGTCCCGCTCCGGCCTCCCCCCGCGAGTACCCAACTGGCCCGGATCCTCGGTGTGATCACCATGGTCGGGCTGACGGTGCTGATCGTCGTCGTGGCGATCGCGGCGCTCTGA